CGTCGCAAGCCTGACCCGAACGGCCAGCGCAAGGAGCGTGTCGACGCCCGCTACAGCCTCGACGAGAAGACCGAGATCCTCGCCATGGCGCGGTCGCTGAACATCGCCGGCGCCCACTACGTCGGCGCTGTCGTCATGGCCCACGTCCAGGGCGACCTCGCCCTGCCCGGCCAGCGAACCCCGCTCGACGACTACATCGACGAACTGACCGCCCTGCGTGGCGAGGTCGTCAAGATCGGCCACAACATCAACCAGATCGCCAAGAAGCTGAACTCCGGCGGCCATATACAGCCTGGGGATACCACCGTCCTGGCCCAGGGCGAACGCACCTTGACCGCGGTCGGCGCCACCGTCCGCCACATCGCCACAGCCGCGAACCAGGCCGTCACCAAGAAGGCCGCCCGATGATCGCGAAGATCCGCAGCGGCAAGGAAACCGCCGGACTGATCCGGTACCTGTTCGACACGAAGAATGCCAAGGACCACACCGACCCCCATCTGGTCGCCTCCTGGGACGGCTTCGCCCCCGACCCCGGCCGCGCCGACGACTTCGACGCCACCAGGAGCCTCCTCGTGGCCGACCTCGACCTGCACGTCAAGCAGGCCCGACGGCTCGGCCGCGCGCCCGAGCAGCACGTGTGGCACTGCTCGATCCGCGCCGCCGAGACTGACCGCATCCTCAGCGACGAGGAATGGGCCGACATCGCCCGCCGCGTCGTGGCGGCCACCGGCATAGCACCGGAAGGCGATTCGGACGGATGCCGCTGGGTCGCCGTCCGCCACGCCCCCGACCACATCCACATCGCTGCCACCAAGGTCCGGGCGGATCTGCGCACCGCCCGTCACTGGAACGATTACCTCACCGCAGACCGTGAACTCGCTGCCATTGAGAAGGAATACGGCCTGTTCGAAGTGGTCCGCGGTGACCGCACCGCTGCGAAGCGGACCACCCGTGCCGAGCAGGAGAAGGCCCGCCGCGCCGGCCAGGAGAAGCCCGCCCGCGAACGGCTGCGCGCCACCGTGCGCACCGCTGTGGCCGCCGCCACCAGCGTGGAGGAGTTCGTCCACCTGCTCAACCACCTCGACGGCGTGCTCGTCGAGGTCGTCCACTTCCCCTCGGGTGACGTGCGCGGCTACAAGGTCGCCAGCGAAGACACCACCACCGCCGACAACGAGCCCGTCTGGTTCTCCGGCTCCGAACTCGCCCCGGACCTCTCCTTCCCCAAGATCCAAAAGCGCCTGGAGAGCATCGACCCACAGTCCGCTGACAAGCCAGGCCGGCGCAGGCCCAACCCCTGGCACCAGGCCACCGCCGCCGCCGAACGCATCCCCCACCACCTCGACCAGACGGACGACGAAGCCTCCCAGGCCCACCTCGCCGCCTTCGGCGAAGCCCTCGACGCCCTCCCCCTCCTCGCACCCCAGCCCCTGCGCCCCCAACTCCGAGAGGCGGCGACCGCGTTCGAGCGCGCCACTCGCTCCCGCATCATGGCCGAACATCACCACGCCCGCGCACTGCGCGGCGCGGTACGGGCGATCGTCCGCGAGCCCGCCTCCAAGGACGGCGCCGTCCTGGCGATGTTCCTGGACGCGGCGATCCTCGTGGTCGTTGCCGCTGCCCGCTGGCACCAGCTCCGCCACCACGACCAGCAGGTCGCCGCCGCCCAGCAGACACTGGTCCACCTCCAGGCCGCCTACGACCAAGCCGCAGCCGCACCCCTGGCCGCCCTCGCGCAGCGCCAGCCACCTCAGCAGGCCGTGGAACGGCAGATCCGCCGCCTACGCCAGGCCGTGCCCGAGCATGCGGAGCAGATCATCGAAGATCCCGCTTTCGCGGCTCTCACCGCCGCCCTCGCCGAGGCAGAAGCAGCCGGACACGACCCGGAACGGCTCCTCCAGCAGGTCGCCGACCAGCGTGCCCTGAACGACGCCCGCCGCCCCGCACGAGTCCTGGCCTGGCGCATCCAACGCCTCAGCGAAAGGCCGGCACCCAGCGCACAAGCCCGTGCAGCACAAGCCCACAGCCCAGCCTGGGGCGACAGCGCAGCACGGCGCCCCGACGCTCCAGAGCACACGGCAGCAGCCGCCCCGGCCCCGCAGCCGTCGCAGGCTCGGCGGCGCTGATCACGATCTCAGCTGCGGGCGGTGACGCGCTGTCAGACGCCAGAACGAGGCACCGCAGCACGAAGCCGGGCTCCCCAACTGGGACGCCCGGCTTCACCGCGTGGGAGGTCCTGGAACTGCTGGAGCGTCCAGGAGCCGGTCGAATGTGCTCTCCGACAGTACCCGGCACAGCACCGGTGCACTGGAACTAAGGGAATCGGCGAGCACGGCGACAAAGTCATGCGCGCCGGCGCCGAACGACGCCGACAGGGTGGTCACAAGGCTGCCTCGGCCTTGTCGAGCGCCTTCTCCAGGTTGGCGTCCACAAGTCCCGGCGCGCCCGAGACGAGCACAAGGACGTTGCCGATCCGGATCGCCGTCTGCTTGACGACGCTGCGCTGCCCACCGATCGAGTAGGTGAGCAGCTGGCTCCACTGCTCGTCGCCCAGGTCAGGGGCGGGCGTCACCTGCGTGCCCACGGTGACGATGGTGTGGCCCGACATCACCTGGTACGTGGGGCAGGAGACCATCGCATCGAAAATCTCCCCTATGCCCTTGGACAGCTTCGCCGCGGTGGCGCTGTACAACTCCTCCGCCAGCTCGGAGTTGCCGCCCCCAGCGTAGGTGAAGGACGCCTTCGCCTTGCGGGGGAAGGCGAGGCTTGTGCTGGTCGAGGCGTCGCCGCCGAGCTTCTCCAGCGCCGGGCAGTTCACGGTCACGTCGTCGTGGGCCGCCGCGCGCTGCGGCATGCGGGTGTAGTCCCCGCCGAGGTCGCTCTCGTCCAAGAGCAGCTTCGCCAGTGCAGTCGAAGACAACGGAGCGGGCGCCACACTCTCGCCGTCCGGGTGCACCGGGACGGTTGGGGAGGACATCGTGCGGGAGGAGGCGTCGCTGCCGTGGAAACAGCCCGCCAGGACCAAGATAGCGAGGACGCTGAGGCCGCGGACGGTCGTGGCGTGAAGGCGCATAGGAAACCCCTTTGTGGCCTGTTGTGGCCTGCGAAACGGACGGTCTGACCTGCCGGCCCTCCGGGCGCCGGCAGTACGAAGGCGCAGGGGTTTCGGGAGGTCAATGGCCGAGGTGGCGCAGGCCCTCTTCGAGAGTGGGGTGGAACCGGTCGACGGGACCGGAGTTGCGGTTGAACCAGACCGCATCCAGGCCGGGCTCCTTCGTCTCGTGGCCGGCCCGGCAGCGCAGCCATATGGAGTCGTCGCGCATGCAGAAGACGATCCAGTCCCGGTACATGCCGCACTCGGGGCACGTACGGACCTCGCCGTCGACGACGAGCGGTGGCTGCCAGCGCATCATCACCCCGGCCACGTCCTGGCGCGACGGCACCCGCAGCTCCTGCGGCAGGAAGTCGGGCACAACCGCTTCCCCTGCGGTGGGGGCTTGGGGGGTCGGCTCGGGGAAGTTGGGCCACGGCTGCGTGGCCTGCAGCCGCAAGAGCAGCGCGTGGCCCGCATGCTGGGCTTCACGGAACGCGCGGTCCTCGCGAGCGCGTCGGAACAAGAACAAGGCTCTCTCCTTCTCTGTCATCTGGCGGGCGCGGGGGCACGCCTCGTCTGACCTGCTACCACGCGGGAGATCGGCGAGGAGCCGCTTACGACAGCGGCTCCTCTGGTCGGGCGCCGTTAGCTGCGACGGACCACGGTGAGTCGCCCTTCGGCGCTCGCAGGGACGGTTCGGCGGAGCACCGGAGCCGGTGAGGCGAGCGAGGCGACGAACGCCGCCACCAGCTCATGGGGGGCGCTGGTGCTGAAGCTGGCACACCACAAATAGGGGGCGCTGACGATGGGTTCCGCCCATGCCTGCCAGCCCACCAGGTCGGGGCGCGGGTCGGCGTCCTGGATGAGTGGCGGCAGCATCTCCAAGGAGACGTTGCAGGAGAAGCCGGGATCCGTGGCGGTGGTGCGGGGGCGGTCCACATCGCGGATCCAGCCCCGGGCACTCAGGGCGTTGAGGACCGTCTCCGACCCCTCGGAGCCGAGGTCGGGTGCCTCGCGGGCGTCGATCGCCACGAGGAGATCGGTGATCGCCTCGAACGGGACGCCGGCCGTGAAGTACGCGTTCCACGCCGGCACCACGGAGGTGGCATCCGGGCGGGCGCTCAACTGCCAGGCAACCGGGAGACCGCCCAGTTCGAACGGGTAGGCCGCGAGGATCCATTCGGCGCCGCGCAGCTCGTCTGGGCTGACGTACAGCAGGGTGTGACGGGAGGTAGGCCACATGCGCCAGCCGAGGCCAGCCAGGGTGTCGCCGATCCGTTCGGCGAGGGCCCCGTCGTCACCCGCCAGATGGCGCGGGGTGACCCAGTACACCGGGTCCGGCGAGTCGGGATCGGAGGGTTCGCTGGGGTGGTGCGGGTGCAGGGGCGCCTCCGTGGGATCAGGGGAAGGTTTCGTCTGGGGGTTGTACGTTGGCATGGTTTGCAGCAGCACACCAGCCCTTGCGAGATCCTTCCTGTCTGCCCCCGGCGAACTTGATTTCCCATGGCCATTCGATCGCCGCGTCTGACAGTGAACCCAGCAGTTTCGGCCTTTGTGACAGCGAATCTACTTGTGAGGGGTGAGCACGCTGGGATCACGCCCCGTGCGTCTGACGTACGGGGGAACACGCACCGAGCGCCGCCCTCAAGCGCGCGGCCTTGGGGCAGCCATTCGCAACAATCGCCGCTATGACATCGATGACGCAGACCTTCCGCCAGGCCCTGCAGACTGCGCTGGCCAGCCGGAAGACGGTGAGCATCCGCAGCACCCTGATCGAGACGCTGGAACGGGATCCCTCCAAGGCAGAGATCTCGGCAGCCAACAAGGCGGCCCGAAGGATCGCCGAGGACGGGGACGCGGTCCTCATCTCCCTGCTTCCCGACCAAGCCGGCGACGACGCGTACGTGCCTGCGGCCCGTGGCGCCAGGGGGCGTGCGTCGAACTACCTGACCCTGGACGAGAAGATCATCAAGGACTTGCCCTGCCGCGTCGAGTTCGCCACGGAGAAGTGGGACGCGCTCATCGACGAAGGCATGCGGTCCACCCAACAGAAGATCGAAAGCGACCCAGTTCTGTCGGCGTTCCTGCCCGACTGGAAAGCCGAACCGCGTGCCGAGAAGCGGTCCCGCCTCATGGCGGAGGCGGCAGAAACCAGCTGACCTGCTGTTCAGCGCGCCTTTTCCGACATCGGCCTGCATCGCCGCATCGGTTCAATGGCGTCCGCCTGGATCCGGGCACCGGGCCGTCCACGACCCGGGGAATGTCCTCCTGGACGGTCGCCCTCGCGGTCGCGCTGGGCGGGACTGCCTCGCCGATGTGGGCATGCTGCGGGCGGAGCCAGCCGTGTTCGGGCCGGTGGCCTCCGGCCCGACGGACTCCCGCCTGATCGGCCAGCCGGCCGCCCACCAGATAGCTAATCCCACGATGCCAGAGCATCGTTTACCGAAGGAGCGTTCTTCGCCAAGGTCGTCCGCCAGTCAAGGTGACCGCGGTGTTGAAGGTGACCGACGATAACGATGCGCGCCACGTCAAGCTCAACGGCCAACTGATTGACCCAACGCGCACCGATACGATCTGGGACGTCAGGAATGCCGTGCGGGAAAACCCACTCCGCGGCCTCCGTGTCTGCGTCCTTCTCCCATTTCGTTTCATTGCCTTGATCCTCATCGAGCCCCTCGACGATGAGGTGTTCAGCGTCGACGTGATCAAGCAAGATATGCGCAATCTCATGCAGAAGAGTAAATAGGATCTTGTCGAGTCTCTTGCCGCGACCAGACAAGCCAATGACTGGATATCCGTCGACCAGCATCGAGCACCCGTCAATCTTGGCACCCGGAAGCGATTCGACATATACCAGACGCACACCAGCCGCACTAAAAAGGTCAGGTAGGTCCTCGAAGTCAGCGGCCGACTTGAGTGTGCGCGAAAGAGTTCCTGCAAGCTCCCTCAGACGTTTCGCGCAGTATCTCTCCTGAGGCGGAAGCTTGCGCGCTTCCCTTCTGATGCATGCGACCCATGCTCGCTGCAGCGAGCTGATATCTTCGCTACGGTTGGCTCGTCTAGCAGCCGCTGCGAATCCGGGCTCGTCATCAAGGGAATCCAGCTCGAAAAGTTCCTTCACCTCGGCCTCGAGGGCATCCAAGGTGGCGCCGGTGAGAAAGCCGCGCCTCTTCAATAGCTGGATTGGGCCCTTGTCGTTTAGGCGGGCACGCCGACGCACCTCATCCAGCTTTACCTGGGCGTTCTCATTCTTGAACTGCTCGGCGAGCAGATACTGGTCCTGAAGGTTGAGCCAGTACTCCGCTGTATGACCAAGGGCTGCGCCGATCTGCGCCGCCGACTCCCTGGTGATCTCCTTTTTGCCGGTGATGATCTCGGAG
This portion of the Streptomyces canus genome encodes:
- the mobC gene encoding plasmid mobilization relaxosome protein MobC, which codes for MHNQNHEPPSHQQEMTTTTATSAPARYPAGPSKDGRNGEVSTPGVAEDLGRQGAPEEEQIADTVTAQLQRAAEAAALHRVARRRKPDPNGQRKERVDARYSLDEKTEILAMARSLNIAGAHYVGAVVMAHVQGDLALPGQRTPLDDYIDELTALRGEVVKIGHNINQIAKKLNSGGHIQPGDTTVLAQGERTLTAVGATVRHIATAANQAVTKKAAR
- a CDS encoding relaxase/mobilization nuclease domain-containing protein yields the protein MIAKIRSGKETAGLIRYLFDTKNAKDHTDPHLVASWDGFAPDPGRADDFDATRSLLVADLDLHVKQARRLGRAPEQHVWHCSIRAAETDRILSDEEWADIARRVVAATGIAPEGDSDGCRWVAVRHAPDHIHIAATKVRADLRTARHWNDYLTADRELAAIEKEYGLFEVVRGDRTAAKRTTRAEQEKARRAGQEKPARERLRATVRTAVAAATSVEEFVHLLNHLDGVLVEVVHFPSGDVRGYKVASEDTTTADNEPVWFSGSELAPDLSFPKIQKRLESIDPQSADKPGRRRPNPWHQATAAAERIPHHLDQTDDEASQAHLAAFGEALDALPLLAPQPLRPQLREAATAFERATRSRIMAEHHHARALRGAVRAIVREPASKDGAVLAMFLDAAILVVVAAARWHQLRHHDQQVAAAQQTLVHLQAAYDQAAAAPLAALAQRQPPQQAVERQIRRLRQAVPEHAEQIIEDPAFAALTAALAEAEAAGHDPERLLQQVADQRALNDARRPARVLAWRIQRLSERPAPSAQARAAQAHSPAWGDSAARRPDAPEHTAAAAPAPQPSQARRR
- a CDS encoding DUF317 domain-containing protein, whose product is MPTYNPQTKPSPDPTEAPLHPHHPSEPSDPDSPDPVYWVTPRHLAGDDGALAERIGDTLAGLGWRMWPTSRHTLLYVSPDELRGAEWILAAYPFELGGLPVAWQLSARPDATSVVPAWNAYFTAGVPFEAITDLLVAIDAREAPDLGSEGSETVLNALSARGWIRDVDRPRTTATDPGFSCNVSLEMLPPLIQDADPRPDLVGWQAWAEPIVSAPYLWCASFSTSAPHELVAAFVASLASPAPVLRRTVPASAEGRLTVVRRS